A single window of Periophthalmus magnuspinnatus isolate fPerMag1 chromosome 22, fPerMag1.2.pri, whole genome shotgun sequence DNA harbors:
- the znf292a gene encoding zinc finger protein 292a, translating into MAEGETEKEYNTRIAFQELRERFEGLTTALKQSPDSPLEATLRFCQEFCQVLVEHASRWQTDEDPLPQLQVYTTAILNFAKAVSNLSPECENVPLLLEKLAQSCVELLLLLPQHVPGALWEEFQSSIKMAHNLLQESGSSQLSLLAVLAQQEGVWSNTTLCSILANETSQTDKVHKYLEFEGPKLLIMRIKHLIKMDSVDKAAALAKTCSEYPGFEGKGNFKQSYLLCICVTKNQEQLMDEIASIDCKEALEMICNLESEGDENGALSICSAFLKRQLLQGDVYCAWELTLLWSKLLIRRESSADGFLSRCKDMALLCRSVCHILFLIKVIQSEIGEVGLPVCVEMCIQALKMSSSDHKESKSTICKTISCLLPNDLEVKRACQLTEFLIHPTVDTYYAVETSYNEPDKKPEEDEGHPMPNSLRCELLLALKTQWPFDPEFWDWKTLKRNCLVLMGDEAAIVSSIDTLNDTDEQEVEGGHGKHPEYKDLEDFMLTTTNELNEIADEKEKNREAKKLREQGFVSARFRNWRAYMQYCVLCDKEFLGHRIVRHAQKHFKDGMFLCPICATSYESKEVLEPHVASHVKQSCKERLAAMKASRKSANPHQSPLQNTTNNLIKPELESQLENKAVNLEQAPADPSQDCFCPVTNCAKAFKFFRNLMAHVRSHKDDEEAMRFLEIQKQKVVCQYCRRQFVNVQHLNDHLQIHCGTRPYICIQLDCKATFNSNSELLMHRKVHPEFKAKCMFPNCGQIFSEAYLLYDHEAQHYLTYTCSTDNCGRIFYSQEQFLSHQQVHNPYAPANVTTETSSKTQQSNSCKQEKEDTLLARGYPEKSNSNTPTDQTQASTTPCTTPDFVKEPVKVKHSIESMLNRMAETEGTEPDKCNTPLTNPTPVSPELNAVPEIHQADYRAAEGGNLPPPYPGAVNTMDVQQGEMLNNEFDKTIPQTIALDQIKTEVPYSLQDYVPSTHPSNSDENLYSCPFSDCGRSYSTNKSLSRHVKKQHPEIFEDWKLAKKYNKVAKIASKKAPVPSLSPNHSPLGKRSVTQSGLQCTKPEMQHGDYHPGCSSSFNQCYSNSMEPVPITPMVNPSLYPSWGSHTGMQQNMSQPWSSPPMNNCYSDPINLGDYPTRSYSHWQQDLYPTTSEKDSAATVQDSTVSHSPCDSSLMSQYLSSSLMLDNGGQMHNGAHQYGLVCPESSVSGTSGDVGKSSTEMNENSISTADTLNDGSYQTSHTPNSCLTQSSSGDVPAKPTSPNADKTIQPEVEKTDKSSHPLCEQLENSVDGMSPKSSHHTDDECPDDDCETSDENNKGPDDQEKSNDWSKRSKLPAIFKDGKVICKRCFREFTSTKSLGCHLSKHSECRPLDEIDLTADLPTSFLDFLNDPLVPDTNGVVCSMSNGNFSQESCNFATLSPMTLKQEPLNTYGTEYSRNQENLIELSNSFHKTESVQQKTGTNFNLEQTVLGDPTSHTRKTQGKSLEKRLKPFKCDQEECEYAFMTKEALFKHLSKMHDYTQEMIEELKRTPSKLSPYPCQICNKTFTRTTGLRIHYEKVHRLSREEMQRLKISARNRRAFKLNKNDGAISCSTPSISTSQKITPNNAVIAVKPELLDIAIGSATDEEPAADIFTGQRDGRKVAPEASTVTQLPSPPNYFNDLTVPIVPLDEPETAVITTPDSESTVSTMKSPGGTKEKKRQSDWSLYNIKENITNAGYSSPEKPSSSKNIQNNCETSKKETVQKKLGPKMYELDVYSPYRPYRCVHEGCTAAFTIQQNLILHYRAMHQESLNLCNTEAEGEADNYTDSIEKETEVRCQVKNCSRVFEGITTLVQHYLLLHKFSRDKATSMMASMNIGTFNCDRPECALPFDSVEGYIEHIKNFHKEIAISESGSVDITFKCEYEGCDRVYSTKSNLLRHLIKKHDFVYDPKINDGRRTKSVGLIPASCNEKENVEKTSKAKTKNIVKSKEGKLPVQWTSFENMNLKSKEEASAMCIKNFVVQYPCMIVGCDATTRAERDIHRHYTLHGLAEKTIEEHRGQLIFCRKYIRTLPKDTIKCEGPSGSSEESDHKNGENHFEEKPVECMDSQSQEDANVKDNLAEIPSSTGTKVKRGRPKKTSQTMPMFPQRMRTLRNRTTVHNWRERLQPGLEGTFLKFLKTSDTAQASKRKLNDGSNCDIPSKRQPTQKHKSAIKLKMKYKLAHRGKDCNILVDFRNPVKLKLVNNVKIVLDNTFSNSADVLLKQLQEMKPLVVIKKLISSWS; encoded by the exons ATGGCGGAGGGGGAGACTGAGAAGGAATATAATACAAGAATAGCGTTTCAGGAGCTTCGAGAACGGTTTGAGGGTTTGACCACTGCTCTAAAACAGAGTCCAGATTCTCCACTGGAAGCCACGCTGCGTTTCTGCCAGGAGTTCTGCCAG GTTCTCGTGGAACATGCTAGCCGCTGGCAAACAGATGAGGATCCATTGCCTCAGCTACAGGTCTACACTACGGCCATCCTCAACTTTGCTAAGGCCGTCTCCAATCTTTCTCCCGAATGTGAAAATGTACCTCTCCTACTTGAAAAATTAGCACA GAGTTGTGTGGAGCTGCTGCTCCTTCTGCCCCAGCATGTCCCTGGTGCCTTATGGGAGGAGTTCCAGTCCTCCATCAAA ATGGCACACAACCTTTTACAAGAAAGTGGAAGCTCTCAACTCAGCCTACTGGCTGTTTTAGCACAGCAAGAAGGTGTTTGGTCCAACACTACTCTCTGCAGCATATTAGCCAATGAAACTTCACAAACTGACAAAG TTCACAAATATCTGGAGTTTGAAGGTCCAAAGCTTCTGATAATGCGAATAAAACACCTTATCAAAATGGACAGTGTTGATAAAGCTGCTGCTTTGGCAAAGACTTGCTCAGAATATCCTGGATTTGAAGGGAAGGGGAACTTCAAACAGAGTTACCTTCTGTGCATCTGCGTGACAAAGAACCAGGAGCAGCTGATGGATGAG ATAGCATCAATAGACTGTAAAGAGGCTCTAGAGATGATCTGCAACTTGGAGTCAGAAGGAGATGAGAATGGAGCTTTGAGCATATGCTCAGCTTTTCTGAAGCGGCAACTTCTCCAGGGGGATGTTTATTGTGCCTG GGAACTTACACTTTTATGGAGTAAACTACTAATTCGTCGTGAATCTTCTGCTGATGGATTTCTCAGTCGCTGTAAAGACATGGCTCTTCTATGTAGAAGTGTCTGTCACATTCTATTTCTTATCAAAGTCATCCAAAGTGAA ATTGGAGAGGTGGGACTGCCAGTGTGCGTAGAAATGTGCATTCAAGCCCTGAAAATGTCATCTAGTGACCACAAAGAAAGCAAATCTACCATCTGCAAAACCATATCATGCCTTTTGCCCAATGATCTGGAGGTTAAACGTGCATGCCAGCTCACCGAGTTCCTGATTCATCCTACAGTGGACACATATTATGCTGTGGAGACATCATATAATGAGCCAGATAAAAAACCTGAGGAGGACGAAGGTCATCCAATGCCCAATTCTTTACGCTGTGAGTTACTGTTGGCCTTGAAGACTCAGTGGCCTTTTGATCCAGAATTCTGGGACTGGAAAACATTAAAACGCAACTGTTTAGTGTTGATGGGTGATGAGGCAGCTATAGTATCGTCTATTGATACTCTGAATGATACTGATGAGCAGGAAGTAGAAGGTGGACATGGAAAGCACCCTGAATACAAAGACCTGGAGGATTTTATGTTAACTACTACTAATGAACTTAATGAAATAGCtgatgaaaaagagaaaaatagagaGGCTAAAAAGCTGAGAGAACAAGGTTTTGTGTCAGCTCGTTTCAGAAACTGGCGGGCCTACATGCAGTATTGTGTTCTGTGCGATAAGGAATTCTTAGGGCACCGAATAGTCCGCCACGCTCAAAAGCATTTTAAAGATGGTATGTTTTTATGTCCCATTTGCGCTACTAGTTATGAAAGTAAGGAAGTGTTGGAGCCACATGTAGCATCTCATGTAAAGCAGTCTTGCAAAGAGAGACTTGCAGCAATGAAAGCCTCAAGAAAGTCAGCCAATCCACATCAGTCACCTTTACAAAATACCACCAATAACTTAATCAAACCTGAGCTGGAGAGTCAGTTGGAAAACAAAGCTGTTAATTTAGAACAAGCTCCAGCTGACCCTAGCCAAGACTGTTTCTGCCCTGTTACAAATTGTGCCAAAGCATTTAAATTTTTCCGAAACCTCATGGCTCATGTTCGCTCTCACAAAGATGATGAAGAAGCCATGCGCTTTTTAGAGATACAAAAGCAGAAAGTAGTGTGTCAATATTGCAGGCGACAATTTGTCAATGTCCAGCATTTAAATGATCACTTGCAGATACATTGTGGCACCAGACCATACATCTGCATACAGTTAGATTGCAAGGCCACTTTTAATTCAAATTCTGAACTCCTAATGCATAGAAAAGTCCATCCTGAATTCAAAGCCAAGTGCATGTTCCCCAACTGTGGGCAAATCTTTAGCGAAGCCTATCTTTTGTATGACCACGAAGCACAGCATTATCTAACTTATACATGCTCTACAGACAACTGTGGAAGAATATTCTATTCACAGGAACAGTTCTTGTCTCATCAACAGGTGCACAATCCATATGCTCCAGCAAATGTTACAACTGAAACCTCTTCAAAGACTCAACAGTCAAATAGCTGCAAACAGGAAAAAGAAGATACACTATTGGCCAGAGGTTACCCAGAAAAAAGCAACTCAAACACCCCTACTGACCAGACTCAAGCCAGCACAACTCCTTGCACCACACCCGACTTTGTAAAAGAACCAGTTAAAGTAAAGCATTCTATTGAAAGCATGCTAAATCGTATGGCAGAGACCGAAGGCACAGAACCAGATAAGTGTAACACTCCTCTAACAAATCCCACTCCAGTCTCACCTGAACTAAACGCTGTGCCTGAGATCCACCAGGCTGATTACAGAGCTGCAGAAGGTGGGAATTTACCACCGCCATATCCTGGAGCAGTAAATACCATGGATGTCCAACAAGGGGAAATGTTAAATAATGAATTCGACAAAACAATCCCTCAAACAATCGCTTTAGATCAAATCAAAACTGAAGTTCCATATTCCCTTCAAGATTATGTTCCCAGTACTCATCCAAGTAACAGTGATGAAAACTTGTACAGTTGCCCATTTAGTGACTGTGGGAGGTCATACAGCACAAACAAAAGTCTTTCTCGACATGTCAAGAAACAGCACCCAGAAATATTTGAGGACTGGAAACTAgctaaaaaatataacaaagtaGCTAAAATTGCATCTAAAAAGGCCCCGGTCCCATCACTTTCACCAAATCATAGTCCATTGGGAAAAAGGTCGGTTACACAGTCAGGATTACAATGCACCAAACCCGAAATGCAACATGGAGATTACCATCCAGGCTGCTCCTCATCATTTAACCAGTGTTATTCAAACTCCATGGAGCCAGTGCCTATCACTCCAATGGTAAACCCATCTTTATACCCGTCCTGGGGTAGCCACACTGGAATgcagcaaaatatgtctcagcCTTGGTCTTCACCTCCTATGAATAACTGCTACTCAGACCCTATAAACCTGGGTGACTACCCCACCCGCAGCTACTCTCATTGGCAGCAGGACCTTTATCCAACAACATCTGAAAAGGATTCAGCTGCAACAGTGCAAGACAGCACTGTATCACACAGCCCTTGTGATTCCAGTTTGATGTCACAGTATTTGTCCAGTTCTTTAATGCTAGACAATGGGGGGCAAATGCACAATGGAGCACATCAGTATGGGCTTGTGTGCCCTGAAAGCAGTGTTAGTGGAACAAGTGGAGATGTTGGGAAAAGCAGCACAGAGATGAACGAGAACAGTATTTCAACAGCTGACACTCTAAATGATGGAAGTTATCAAACTTCACACACTCCAAACTCTTGTCTTACTCAGAGCTCCTCTGGCGATGTGCCTGCAAAACCCACAAGTCCAAATGCTGACAAAACTATACAACCAGAAGTGGAGAAAACAGACAAGTCTTCACATCCTCTATGTGAACAGTTAGAAAATTCTGTAGATGGAATGAGTCCAAAGAGCAGCCACCACACAGATGATGAGTGCCCTGACGATGACTGTGAGACCTCAGATGAAAACAACAAAGGCCCAGATGACCAAGAAAAATCCAATGACTGGAGTAAAAGAAGCAAGTTGCCAGCCATCTTTAAAGATGGAAAAGTCATATGTAAGAGATGTTTTAGAGAGTTCACAAGCACCAAGTCTCTTGGCTGTCACCTATCTAAACATTCTGAGTGCAGGCCCTTAGATGAGATAGACCTTACAGCAGACCTTCCAACATCTTTTCTGGATTTTCTCAATGATCCTCTTGTCCCTGACACAAACGGAGTGGTGTGCAGTATGTCAAATGGGAATTTCTCACAGGAATCATGTAACTTTGCCACTTTGTCCCCTATGACACTAAAACAAGAACCGCTCAACACATACGGCACCGAATATTCTAGAAACCAAGAAAACTTAATTGAACTTTCAAATTCCTTCCATAAAACTGAGTCTGTGCAACAGAAAACGGGAACTAATTTTAACCTTGAACAAACAGTACTTGGAGATCCAACCTCTCACACTAGAAAAACTCAGGGCAAATCACTAGAGAAGAGGTTGAAACCATTTAAATGTGACCAGGAAGAGTGTGAATATGCATTTATGACAAAGGAGGCtttgtttaaacatttatctAAAATGCATGATTATACTCAAGAGATGATTGAAGAATTAAAAAGAACACCATCCAAATTGTCCCCATATCCATGTCAGATCTGCAACAAAACCTTTACCCGAACAACTGGTTTGAGAATTCATTATGAAAAAGTCCATCGGCTCTCTCGCGAAGAAATGCAGAGGTTAAAGATAAGTGCACGAAATAGACGGGCATTCAAACTTAACAAGAATGATGGTGCTATTAGCTGCAGTACTCCAAGTATTAGTACCAGTCAAAAAATAACACCCAACAATGCAGTAATAGCTGTTAAACCAGAGCTGTTGGACATTGCTATTGGATCTGCAACAGATGAAGAACCTGCTGCAGACATATTTACTGGACAAAGAGATGGGAGGAAAGTAGCACCTGAGGCATCAACTGTTACTCAGCTACCGTCACCTCCAAATTATTTCAATGATTTGACTGTTCCAATTGTCCCTCTTGATGAGCCCGAAACTGCAGTTATAACAACTCCTGATAGTGAATCCACAGTGAGCACAATGAAGAGTCCAGGTGggacaaaagaaaagaagaggCAGTCAGACTGGTCACTTTACAACATAAAAGAGAATATAACTAATGCTGGGTATAGCTCTCCAGAGAAACCAAGCAGctcaaaaaatatacagaacaATTGTGAAACTTCTAAAAAGGAAACTGTGCAGAAGAAGTTGGGACCTAAAATGTATGAACTTGATGTGTACAGCCCATACAGACCATATCGCTGTGTTCATGAGGGATGCACTGCTGCATTTACCATCCAGCAAAATTTAATACTCCACTACAGGGCTATGCATCAGGAGTCTTTGAATCTATGTAACACTGAAGCTGAAGGGGAGGCTGACAATTATACAGACAGTATTGAGAAAGAGACTGAAGTAAGGTGCCAAGTTAAGAACTGTTCCAGGGTTTTTGAAGGAATAACAACATTAGTGCAACATTATCTTTTACTCCACAAGTTTAGCCGTGATAAAGCAACATCCATGATGGCAAGCATGAATATTGGAACATTCAACTGTGACCGTCCCGAGTGTGCTCTCCCCTTTGATTCAGTGGAAGGATATATAGAGCACATCAAGAATTTTCACAAAGAAATTGCAATCTCTGAAAGCGGTTCAGTGGATATAACATTCAAGTGTGAGTATGAAGGATGTGACCGTGTGTACAGTACAAAATCAAATCTGCTCCGCCACCTGATTAAAAAGCATGACTTTGTGTATGACCCTAAAATTAATGATGGGCGAAGGACCAAGTCAGTGGGATTGATCCCTGCATCGTGTAATGAAAAGGAGAATGTGGAAAAAACATCAAaagcaaagacaaaaaacatCGTTAAAAGCAAGGAGGGGAAGTTACCTGTACAGTGGACAAGTTTTGAAAACATGAACTTGAAATCAAAAGAAGAAGCATCAGCCATGTGCATCAAGAATTTTGTTGTGCAGTATCCATGCATGATAGTAGGTTGTGACGCTACAACGCGAGCTGAAAGAGATATTCACAGACATTACACACTCCATGGTCTTGCAGAAAAAACGATTGAAGAACATCGGGGACAGCTCATCTTCTGCAGAAAATACATTCGTACATTACCTAAAGACACGATCAAATGCGAAGGTCCGTCAGGTTCATCTGAAGAGTCTGATCATAAAAATGGAGAAAATCACTTTGAAGAGAAGCCAGTTGAGTGTATGGACAGTCAAAGCCAAGAGGATGCAAACGTAAAAGATAATCTTGCTGAAATTCCATCTTCCACTGGGACCAAAGTTAAAAGAGGACGTCCCAAAAAAACATCGCAAACAATGCCAATGTTTCCACAGAGGATGCGAACACTAAGAAATCGCACTACTGTACACAATTGGAGAGAACGCTTACAGCCCGGACTTGAGGGCACATTTCTTAAGTTCTTGAAAACCTCAGACACAGCTCAAGCTTCCAAACGCAAATTAAATGATGGATCTAACTGTGATATTCCTTCTAAAAGAcaaccaacacaaaaacacaaatctgccatcaaattgaaaatgaaatataaattaGCTCATCGAGGAAAAGACTGCAACATCTTAGTTGACTTCAGAAATCCAGTAAAACTTAAGTTAGTAAACAATGTAAAAATCGTTCtggataacacattttcaaacagtgCAGATGTATTGTTAAAGCAGCTACAAGAAATGAAGCCCTTGGTTGTTATTAAGAAGTTGATCTCTAGTTGGTCATAA
- the LOC117390273 gene encoding glycoprotein hormones alpha chain-like isoform X1 yields the protein MVILATMGSVKSRGIPVLLLTLFLYLVDTYTYSDAGCEECSLKKNGLFSRERPVYQCMGCCFSRAYPTPLRAMKTMANPKNITSEAKCCVAKHSYETEVRGIPVRNHTECHCSTCYFHKV from the exons ATG gTGATTCTGGCAACAATGGGCTCTGTAAAATCCAGAGGGATACCGGTTCTTTTGCTGACTTTGTTTCTCTACTTAGTGGACACCTACACCTACAGTGATG CAGGATGTGAAGAATGCTCTCTGAAGAAGAATGGTCTTTTCTCCAGGGAGCGTCCAGTCTATCAGTGTATGGGTTGCTGCTTCTCCAGAGCATACCCAACACCTTTGAGGGCAATGAAAACTATGGCAAACCCCAAGAACATCACATCTGAGGCAAAATGTTGTGTTGCAAAGCACAGTTATGAG ACAGAGGTCAGGGGCATTCCAGTAAGGAACCATACAGAGTGCCACTGCAGCACTTGCTATTTTCATAAAGTTTAA
- the LOC117390273 gene encoding glycoprotein hormones alpha chain-like isoform X2, whose protein sequence is MVILATMGSVKSRGIPVLLLTLFLYLVDTYTYSDGCEECSLKKNGLFSRERPVYQCMGCCFSRAYPTPLRAMKTMANPKNITSEAKCCVAKHSYETEVRGIPVRNHTECHCSTCYFHKV, encoded by the exons ATG gTGATTCTGGCAACAATGGGCTCTGTAAAATCCAGAGGGATACCGGTTCTTTTGCTGACTTTGTTTCTCTACTTAGTGGACACCTACACCTACAGTGATG GATGTGAAGAATGCTCTCTGAAGAAGAATGGTCTTTTCTCCAGGGAGCGTCCAGTCTATCAGTGTATGGGTTGCTGCTTCTCCAGAGCATACCCAACACCTTTGAGGGCAATGAAAACTATGGCAAACCCCAAGAACATCACATCTGAGGCAAAATGTTGTGTTGCAAAGCACAGTTATGAG ACAGAGGTCAGGGGCATTCCAGTAAGGAACCATACAGAGTGCCACTGCAGCACTTGCTATTTTCATAAAGTTTAA